One Solea senegalensis isolate Sse05_10M linkage group LG3, IFAPA_SoseM_1, whole genome shotgun sequence genomic window carries:
- the cep83 gene encoding centrosomal protein of 83 kDa isoform X1: MAWLQCEMTSSTLGQSADFIPNLEPGMGRSAALLGLSAGLGGAEMELQKMLIDERMKCENHRTNYETLKAEHKSLQDDFTQAQVELKRLLSDRQTQQEKLQLMYAELQAEMVDKSRELEELRLQVMTPQRLELLRAQVQQEMEAPLRERFIKLEEETEKYRSDFNKLRYDYVFIKSQFDHQKEEHARVLEERRIQYEAELCRLENDRKDLVSQYQSSDPLRDGKRVEALLREKAQLHLRLKGLEAEVAELRALKENSGQQAESVQRIQIRQLSESQAAVKSLEVERQSLRLQFERMESELHQSHEQNSQLTGRLHKAEREVNSLSREVESLKHSHKLDLASVKLECTRSKAELEKERDTLHGQIDVLQADVDVLKATVERHKDALVDKEREMVKKVQFAREEEFRKTAALHEEKLELENRLATLEQQRALQDAADHAQKEEWEDRVRSAQQGEESARREVQNLRSRVQQQSSQLEDLERLKAEVAELQQKKEELGVQLGTLSHSESDLLETNQRLRQTLDRVKDELKTTRVQSEKSQHEAERMLESRQVEWLEERHELQERISELQQKYSQVKEKLQRAASAQKKRKTQTEDKEKRLQDKIQLLKAKIEELELAVAAAKNRSSFSKEQAELRRRLKELQQRHNEFQRLLLGGQVPFSAGHPAFLTSSPNPFLQPGTERPLSNIPMEQNQRELSMLRRRIEDLESAQEQQLEELGSLGQRDRDPALQPDL, encoded by the exons ATGGCTTGGCTGCAAT GTGAGATGACCTCGTCCACCCTTGGCCAGTCAGCGGATTTCATCCCCAACCTGGAGCCTGGGATGGGGAGGTCTGCAGCGTTATTGGGGCTGTCTGCTGGGCTGGGGGGAGCGGAGATGGAGCTGCAAAAAATGCTTATCGATGAGAGGATGAAATGTGAAAACCACAGGACCAACTATGAGACGTTAAAGGCTGAACACAAAAG tctgcaggaTGACTTCACGCAGGCGCAGGTAGAACTGAAGCGCCTACTGAGCGACCGGCAGACTCAGCAGGAGAAACTTCAGCTGATGTATGCTGAGCTGCAAGCAGAGATGGTGGACAAGTCCAGGGAGCTAGAGGAGCTTCGACTGCAG GTGATGACTCCTCAGCGACTGGAGTTGCTTAGAGCTCAGGTGCAGCAAGAGATGGAGGCTCCACTCAGAGAGAGGTTCATCAAACTGGAGGAG GAGACGGAGAAGTACAGGTCTGATTTCAACAAGCTGCGATATGACTACGTCTTCATCAAGTCCCAGTTTGACCACCAAAAAGAAGAACACGCTCGGGtactggaggagaggaggattcAATATGAGGCAGAG CTGTGTCGTCTGGAGAATGATCGGAAGGACCTGGTGTCTCAGTACCAGAGCTCTGATCCACTGCGTGATGGGAAACGAGTGGAGGCTCTGCTGAGAGAGAAAGCCCAGCTCCACCTGCGGCTTAAGGGGCTGGAGGCGGAAGTGGCCGAGCTTCGAGCCCTGAAAGAAAACTCGGGTCAGCAGGCAGAGAGCGTCCAGCGTATCCAGATCCGACAGCTGTCTGAGTCTCAGGCTGCAGTGAAGTCACTGGAG GTGGAGCGTCAGTCATTGCGCCTTCAATTTGAGCGCATGGAGAGCGAGCTTCATCAGAGCCATGAGCAGAACAGCCAGCTCACAGGTCGACTGCACAAAGCTGAGCGAGAGGTCAACTCCCTCTCCCGAGAG GTTGAAAGTCTGAAGCATTCACACAAGCTGGATTTGGCCAGTGTCAAACTAGAGTGCACCCGCTCTAaagcagagctggagaaggagcGAGACACACTGCACGGACAGATAGATG ttctgCAAGCTGATGTGGACGTGCTAAAAGCTACAGTGGAGCGACACAAAGACGCTCTGGTGGACAAGGAGAGGGAAATGGTTAAGAAGGTGCAGTTTGCCCGTGAGGAGGAGTTCCGCAAGACGGCAGCGCTACACGAGGAAAA GTTGGAGTTGGAGAACCGTCTTGCCACACTGgaacagcagagggcgctgcaGGATGCTGCAGATCATGCCCAgaaggaggagtgggaggatAGAGTCCGTAGTGCTCAACAAGGCGAGGAGTCTGCTCGCAGAGAAGTGCAGAACCTGAG AAGCAGAGTTCAGCAGCAGAGCTCACAGCTGGAGGATCTGGAGCGACTGAAAGCAGAGGTTGCTGAGCTACAGCAG AAGAAAGAAGAGCTTGGTGTCCAACTCGGGACATTGTCGCACTCTGAAAGTGACTTGCTGGAGACGAACCAGCGCCTCCGACAAACACTGGACAGAGTCAAGGATGAGCTGAAGACGACCCGAGTTCAGAGTGAGAAGAGTCAGCATGAAGCCGAGAG GATGTTGGAGAGCCGCCAGGTTGAGTGGTTGGAGGAGAGACACGAGCTGCAGGAGCGAATAtctgagctgcagcagaaataTTCTCAGGTCAAAGAGAAGCTGCAGAGAGCAGCGTCGGCCCAGAAGAAG AGGAAAACCCAGACTGAGGACAAAGAGAAGAGACTTCAGGATAAAATCCAGTTACTGAAGGCAAAGATAGAGGAACTGGAACTGGCAGTCGCTGCAGCCAAAAA TCGTTCATCCTTCTCTAAAGAACAAGCTGAGCTCAGGAGACGGCTCAAAGAGCTGCAGCAGCGACACAACGAGTTTCAGCGCCTCCTACTGGGCGGCCAGGTTCCTTTCAGCGCTGGTCATCCTGCCTTCCTCACATCCTCACCCAACCCGTTCCTCCAGCCTGGGACTGAGAGGCCGTTATCCAACATCCCG ATGGAGCAGAATCAGAGGGAACTGTCTATGCTGCGAAGGAGGATTGAAGATCTGGAAAGTGCTCAGGAGCAACAGCTGGAAGAACTGGGATCACTggggcagagagacagagacccTGCTCTGCAGCCTGACCTATGA
- the cep83 gene encoding centrosomal protein of 83 kDa isoform X3: protein MAWLQCEMTSSTLGQSADFIPNLEPGMGRSAALLGLSAGLGGAEMELQKMLIDERMKCENHRTNYETLKAEHKSLQDDFTQAQVELKRLLSDRQTQQEKLQLMYAELQAEMVDKSRELEELRLQVMTPQRLELLRAQVQQEMEAPLRERFIKLEEETEKYRSDFNKLRYDYVFIKSQFDHQKEEHARVLEERRIQYEAELCRLENDRKDLVSQYQSSDPLRDGKRVEALLREKAQLHLRLKGLEAEVAELRALKENSGQQAESVQRIQIRQLSESQAAVKSLEVERQSLRLQFERMESELHQSHEQNSQLTGRLHKAEREVNSLSREVESLKHSHKLDLASVKLECTRSKAELEKERDTLHGQIDVLQADVDVLKATVERHKDALVDKEREMVKKVQFAREEEFRKTAALHEEKFVL, encoded by the exons ATGGCTTGGCTGCAAT GTGAGATGACCTCGTCCACCCTTGGCCAGTCAGCGGATTTCATCCCCAACCTGGAGCCTGGGATGGGGAGGTCTGCAGCGTTATTGGGGCTGTCTGCTGGGCTGGGGGGAGCGGAGATGGAGCTGCAAAAAATGCTTATCGATGAGAGGATGAAATGTGAAAACCACAGGACCAACTATGAGACGTTAAAGGCTGAACACAAAAG tctgcaggaTGACTTCACGCAGGCGCAGGTAGAACTGAAGCGCCTACTGAGCGACCGGCAGACTCAGCAGGAGAAACTTCAGCTGATGTATGCTGAGCTGCAAGCAGAGATGGTGGACAAGTCCAGGGAGCTAGAGGAGCTTCGACTGCAG GTGATGACTCCTCAGCGACTGGAGTTGCTTAGAGCTCAGGTGCAGCAAGAGATGGAGGCTCCACTCAGAGAGAGGTTCATCAAACTGGAGGAG GAGACGGAGAAGTACAGGTCTGATTTCAACAAGCTGCGATATGACTACGTCTTCATCAAGTCCCAGTTTGACCACCAAAAAGAAGAACACGCTCGGGtactggaggagaggaggattcAATATGAGGCAGAG CTGTGTCGTCTGGAGAATGATCGGAAGGACCTGGTGTCTCAGTACCAGAGCTCTGATCCACTGCGTGATGGGAAACGAGTGGAGGCTCTGCTGAGAGAGAAAGCCCAGCTCCACCTGCGGCTTAAGGGGCTGGAGGCGGAAGTGGCCGAGCTTCGAGCCCTGAAAGAAAACTCGGGTCAGCAGGCAGAGAGCGTCCAGCGTATCCAGATCCGACAGCTGTCTGAGTCTCAGGCTGCAGTGAAGTCACTGGAG GTGGAGCGTCAGTCATTGCGCCTTCAATTTGAGCGCATGGAGAGCGAGCTTCATCAGAGCCATGAGCAGAACAGCCAGCTCACAGGTCGACTGCACAAAGCTGAGCGAGAGGTCAACTCCCTCTCCCGAGAG GTTGAAAGTCTGAAGCATTCACACAAGCTGGATTTGGCCAGTGTCAAACTAGAGTGCACCCGCTCTAaagcagagctggagaaggagcGAGACACACTGCACGGACAGATAGATG ttctgCAAGCTGATGTGGACGTGCTAAAAGCTACAGTGGAGCGACACAAAGACGCTCTGGTGGACAAGGAGAGGGAAATGGTTAAGAAGGTGCAGTTTGCCCGTGAGGAGGAGTTCCGCAAGACGGCAGCGCTACACGAGGAAAA GTTTGTGTTGTGA
- the cep83 gene encoding centrosomal protein of 83 kDa isoform X2 — protein sequence MTSSTLGQSADFIPNLEPGMGRSAALLGLSAGLGGAEMELQKMLIDERMKCENHRTNYETLKAEHKSLQDDFTQAQVELKRLLSDRQTQQEKLQLMYAELQAEMVDKSRELEELRLQVMTPQRLELLRAQVQQEMEAPLRERFIKLEEETEKYRSDFNKLRYDYVFIKSQFDHQKEEHARVLEERRIQYEAELCRLENDRKDLVSQYQSSDPLRDGKRVEALLREKAQLHLRLKGLEAEVAELRALKENSGQQAESVQRIQIRQLSESQAAVKSLEVERQSLRLQFERMESELHQSHEQNSQLTGRLHKAEREVNSLSREVESLKHSHKLDLASVKLECTRSKAELEKERDTLHGQIDVLQADVDVLKATVERHKDALVDKEREMVKKVQFAREEEFRKTAALHEEKLELENRLATLEQQRALQDAADHAQKEEWEDRVRSAQQGEESARREVQNLRSRVQQQSSQLEDLERLKAEVAELQQKKEELGVQLGTLSHSESDLLETNQRLRQTLDRVKDELKTTRVQSEKSQHEAERMLESRQVEWLEERHELQERISELQQKYSQVKEKLQRAASAQKKRKTQTEDKEKRLQDKIQLLKAKIEELELAVAAAKNRSSFSKEQAELRRRLKELQQRHNEFQRLLLGGQVPFSAGHPAFLTSSPNPFLQPGTERPLSNIPMEQNQRELSMLRRRIEDLESAQEQQLEELGSLGQRDRDPALQPDL from the exons ATGACCTCGTCCACCCTTGGCCAGTCAGCGGATTTCATCCCCAACCTGGAGCCTGGGATGGGGAGGTCTGCAGCGTTATTGGGGCTGTCTGCTGGGCTGGGGGGAGCGGAGATGGAGCTGCAAAAAATGCTTATCGATGAGAGGATGAAATGTGAAAACCACAGGACCAACTATGAGACGTTAAAGGCTGAACACAAAAG tctgcaggaTGACTTCACGCAGGCGCAGGTAGAACTGAAGCGCCTACTGAGCGACCGGCAGACTCAGCAGGAGAAACTTCAGCTGATGTATGCTGAGCTGCAAGCAGAGATGGTGGACAAGTCCAGGGAGCTAGAGGAGCTTCGACTGCAG GTGATGACTCCTCAGCGACTGGAGTTGCTTAGAGCTCAGGTGCAGCAAGAGATGGAGGCTCCACTCAGAGAGAGGTTCATCAAACTGGAGGAG GAGACGGAGAAGTACAGGTCTGATTTCAACAAGCTGCGATATGACTACGTCTTCATCAAGTCCCAGTTTGACCACCAAAAAGAAGAACACGCTCGGGtactggaggagaggaggattcAATATGAGGCAGAG CTGTGTCGTCTGGAGAATGATCGGAAGGACCTGGTGTCTCAGTACCAGAGCTCTGATCCACTGCGTGATGGGAAACGAGTGGAGGCTCTGCTGAGAGAGAAAGCCCAGCTCCACCTGCGGCTTAAGGGGCTGGAGGCGGAAGTGGCCGAGCTTCGAGCCCTGAAAGAAAACTCGGGTCAGCAGGCAGAGAGCGTCCAGCGTATCCAGATCCGACAGCTGTCTGAGTCTCAGGCTGCAGTGAAGTCACTGGAG GTGGAGCGTCAGTCATTGCGCCTTCAATTTGAGCGCATGGAGAGCGAGCTTCATCAGAGCCATGAGCAGAACAGCCAGCTCACAGGTCGACTGCACAAAGCTGAGCGAGAGGTCAACTCCCTCTCCCGAGAG GTTGAAAGTCTGAAGCATTCACACAAGCTGGATTTGGCCAGTGTCAAACTAGAGTGCACCCGCTCTAaagcagagctggagaaggagcGAGACACACTGCACGGACAGATAGATG ttctgCAAGCTGATGTGGACGTGCTAAAAGCTACAGTGGAGCGACACAAAGACGCTCTGGTGGACAAGGAGAGGGAAATGGTTAAGAAGGTGCAGTTTGCCCGTGAGGAGGAGTTCCGCAAGACGGCAGCGCTACACGAGGAAAA GTTGGAGTTGGAGAACCGTCTTGCCACACTGgaacagcagagggcgctgcaGGATGCTGCAGATCATGCCCAgaaggaggagtgggaggatAGAGTCCGTAGTGCTCAACAAGGCGAGGAGTCTGCTCGCAGAGAAGTGCAGAACCTGAG AAGCAGAGTTCAGCAGCAGAGCTCACAGCTGGAGGATCTGGAGCGACTGAAAGCAGAGGTTGCTGAGCTACAGCAG AAGAAAGAAGAGCTTGGTGTCCAACTCGGGACATTGTCGCACTCTGAAAGTGACTTGCTGGAGACGAACCAGCGCCTCCGACAAACACTGGACAGAGTCAAGGATGAGCTGAAGACGACCCGAGTTCAGAGTGAGAAGAGTCAGCATGAAGCCGAGAG GATGTTGGAGAGCCGCCAGGTTGAGTGGTTGGAGGAGAGACACGAGCTGCAGGAGCGAATAtctgagctgcagcagaaataTTCTCAGGTCAAAGAGAAGCTGCAGAGAGCAGCGTCGGCCCAGAAGAAG AGGAAAACCCAGACTGAGGACAAAGAGAAGAGACTTCAGGATAAAATCCAGTTACTGAAGGCAAAGATAGAGGAACTGGAACTGGCAGTCGCTGCAGCCAAAAA TCGTTCATCCTTCTCTAAAGAACAAGCTGAGCTCAGGAGACGGCTCAAAGAGCTGCAGCAGCGACACAACGAGTTTCAGCGCCTCCTACTGGGCGGCCAGGTTCCTTTCAGCGCTGGTCATCCTGCCTTCCTCACATCCTCACCCAACCCGTTCCTCCAGCCTGGGACTGAGAGGCCGTTATCCAACATCCCG ATGGAGCAGAATCAGAGGGAACTGTCTATGCTGCGAAGGAGGATTGAAGATCTGGAAAGTGCTCAGGAGCAACAGCTGGAAGAACTGGGATCACTggggcagagagacagagacccTGCTCTGCAGCCTGACCTATGA